A DNA window from Ochotona princeps isolate mOchPri1 chromosome 32, mOchPri1.hap1, whole genome shotgun sequence contains the following coding sequences:
- the MSMO1 gene encoding methylsterol monooxygenase 1 yields the protein MAANESVGIFSPASLAVEYIDSLLPQNPLQEPFKNAWNYMLDNYTKFQIATWGSLIVHEALYFLFSLPGFLFQFIPFMKKYKIQKDKPETWEGQWKCFKILLFNHFCIQLPLICGTYYFTEFFSIPYDWERMPRWCWILSRCFGCAVIEDTWHYFLHRLLHHKRIYKYIHKMHHEFQAPFGMEAEYAHPLETLILGAGFFIGIVLLCDHVILLWAWVTIRLIETIDVHSGYDIPLNPLNLIPFYAGSRHHDFHHMNFIGNYASTFTWWDRIFGTDSQFHAYYEKKLAKKAE from the exons ATGGCAGCAAATGAGAGTGTCGGCATCTTCAGCCCAGCctccttggctgtggagtataTCGATTCACTTCTGCCCCAGAATCCTCTGCAGGAGCCCTTTAAGAATGCTTGGAACTATATGTTGGATAATTACACCAAGTTTCAGATTGCAACTTGGGGCTCCCTTATAGTTCACGAAGCTCTGTATTTCTTATTCTCTCTTCCtggatttttatttcaatttatacCCTTTATGAAAAAGTACAAAATTCAAAAG GATAAACCAGAAACATGGGAAGGCCAGTGGAAATGTTTCAAAATACTTCTCTTTAATCACTTTTGTATCCAGCTTCCGCTGATTTGTGGAACCTATTACTTTACAGAATTTTTTAGCATTCCTTATGATTGGGAAAGAATGCCAAGATG GTGCTGGATCCTGAGCCGGTGCTTTGGCTGTGCGGTCATTGAGGACACCTGGCACTACTTCCTGCACAGACTCCTGCACCACAAGAGGATCTATAAGTACATCCATAAGATGCACCATGAGTTCCAG GCTCCATTTGGAATGGAAGCTGAATACGCACACCCTTTGGAAACCCTGATTCTGGGAGCTGGATTTTTCATTGGAATCGTGCTTTTGTGTGATCATGTCATTCTTCTGTGGGCGTGGGTGACTATCCGCCTCATAGAAACTATTGATGTCCACAG TGGGTACGATATTCCCCTCAACCCCTTGAATCTCATCCCCTTCTACGCGGGCTCTCGGCACCACGATTTCCACCACATGAACTTCATCGGGAACTACGCCTCGACGTTCACCTGGTGGGACAGGATCTTCGGCACCGACTCTCAGTTCCATGCCTACTACGAAAAGAAGCTTGCGAAGAAGGCCGAGTAG